From the Coleofasciculus sp. FACHB-1120 genome, one window contains:
- a CDS encoding 2OG-Fe(II) oxygenase — MQSAPQQPNVQDIKVQLLLTGGHEYTIYLKSDSPVLHSLLKTIVAQSQKQEAIFSCLFQIPINEGHAALSFSSDRLVGIVTEPPLYVQQNLPPIEETPPQAVDFLPNILPSEYVQIDNFLTLEEKNRLLNHVWQQESNFVSTSTSTNEVDYRRSMVLYYFPEFSELVVNRIKAILPNVFRKLGIPSFRVSDIESQLTSHNDGNYFKIHNDNGSPETATRELTYVYYFYREPKPFSGGELLIYDSKVENNFYVQSDSFKTIEPRNNSIVFFLSRYLHEVLPVICPSKAFADSRFTINGWVRRQENNV, encoded by the coding sequence ATGCAATCAGCCCCACAGCAGCCTAATGTCCAGGATATAAAAGTTCAGCTTCTTCTAACCGGAGGACATGAGTACACAATTTATCTAAAGTCAGATTCACCCGTACTCCACAGTCTGCTGAAGACAATTGTGGCGCAATCCCAAAAACAGGAAGCAATATTTTCTTGTTTATTTCAGATTCCCATCAATGAGGGTCATGCGGCTCTGTCTTTTTCGAGCGATCGCTTGGTTGGCATCGTTACGGAACCACCCCTGTACGTGCAACAAAATTTGCCGCCAATAGAAGAGACACCACCTCAAGCTGTAGATTTTTTACCAAATATTTTACCTTCTGAATATGTGCAAATTGATAATTTCTTAACCTTAGAGGAAAAGAACCGCTTACTTAATCACGTTTGGCAACAAGAATCAAACTTTGTTTCTACTAGCACTTCAACAAACGAGGTTGACTATCGTCGTTCAATGGTTCTCTATTACTTCCCTGAATTTTCTGAATTGGTAGTCAATCGAATTAAAGCGATTCTCCCAAATGTATTCAGAAAACTAGGAATACCTTCTTTTAGAGTTTCCGATATTGAAAGTCAGTTAACTTCCCACAATGACGGCAATTATTTCAAAATTCATAACGATAATGGCAGCCCTGAAACTGCCACGAGAGAATTAACTTATGTTTATTACTTTTATCGTGAGCCAAAGCCCTTTTCTGGTGGAGAGTTACTGATTTACGACAGTAAGGTTGAAAATAATTTTTACGTACAGTCAGACTCGTTTAAAACAATTGAACCTCGGAACAACAGCATTGTGTTTTTTCTAAGTCGCTATTTACATGAAGTGCTGCCGGTTATTTGTCCTTCTAAAGCCTTTGCAGACAGTCGATTCACTATTAATGGCTGGGTACGTCGGCAAGAAAATAACGTCTAA
- a CDS encoding sugar phosphate nucleotidyltransferase — protein MKFFVPGRLCLFGEHSDWAGDYRRLNPNLQKGYALIAGTNQGLYAEVKPHPIYLILYTSLSDGTRKMLTLPMDAEVLLAEAEKGDFFSYAAGVAYQFVSHYRVRGLEIDNYLTDLPIQKGLSSSAALCVLVARAFNRVYDLKMTLQDEMEFAYLGEITTPSRCGRMDQACAYGDRPILMVFDGDRFASHTDVVELKVPKNLFFVIVDLGAGKNTQEILSNLNQCYPFASNEVQENVQKYLGSISSQITQEAVDALQKGDAEQIGILMKKAQAQFDKHLIPACPEQLTAPILHQILNYEPIQPYILGGKGVGSQGDGTAQFIVKDEESQQKVIEIIERDFPQMQGLKLTIQAERKVRKAIIPAGGFGTRLFPATKAVKKEFFPIIDREGRAKPVILAIVEEAISAGIEEVGIVVQTGDRALFEEFFKSPPSAELFNKLSPQNQEYSQYLQELGSRITILNQDKPEGYGYAVFCAKEWVKDEPFLLMLGDHVYSSDTETSCAGQLLDICEQVNQSVVSLTKLPAESLYKSGCVTGIWQGSNSILSVTKLAEKPTIEYARQHLRVEGMAEDQFLCIFGLYVLTPKIFEFLENNINNNFRDEKGEFQLTSCLDQLQQEEGMTGYVVNGKCYDTGLPDPYRQTMIDFRNAAQ, from the coding sequence ATGAAATTTTTTGTTCCAGGTCGCCTGTGTTTATTCGGTGAACACAGCGATTGGGCGGGAGACTATCGCCGCCTCAATCCGAATCTACAAAAAGGCTACGCACTGATCGCTGGGACTAATCAGGGACTTTATGCTGAGGTAAAGCCTCATCCAATCTACCTGATTCTTTACACTTCCCTGAGTGATGGCACCCGGAAAATGCTGACTCTGCCGATGGACGCCGAGGTTTTACTTGCCGAGGCTGAAAAAGGTGATTTCTTTAGTTATGCCGCTGGCGTTGCCTACCAGTTTGTGAGTCACTACCGAGTCCGTGGGCTGGAAATCGACAATTACCTGACAGATTTACCCATTCAAAAAGGTCTGTCCTCCAGTGCGGCGCTGTGTGTCCTCGTGGCTCGTGCCTTCAATCGCGTGTATGACTTAAAGATGACCCTCCAAGACGAAATGGAGTTTGCTTATCTGGGGGAGATTACTACGCCTTCTCGCTGCGGACGGATGGATCAAGCGTGTGCTTACGGCGATCGCCCGATCCTGATGGTTTTTGATGGCGATCGCTTTGCTTCACACACTGATGTCGTCGAATTAAAAGTACCCAAAAACCTGTTCTTTGTAATTGTCGATCTCGGTGCTGGGAAAAATACCCAAGAAATACTCAGTAACTTGAATCAGTGTTATCCTTTCGCCAGTAACGAAGTCCAAGAGAATGTCCAAAAATATCTTGGCTCCATCAGTTCTCAAATTACTCAAGAAGCAGTTGACGCCTTGCAAAAAGGAGATGCTGAACAAATCGGTATCTTAATGAAAAAGGCACAAGCCCAATTTGATAAGCATCTAATTCCCGCCTGTCCTGAGCAGTTAACGGCTCCCATCCTGCACCAAATCCTCAATTATGAACCCATTCAGCCGTATATTCTGGGAGGAAAAGGCGTTGGTTCGCAAGGCGATGGTACAGCACAATTTATCGTTAAAGACGAAGAAAGCCAGCAAAAAGTCATTGAAATTATTGAACGGGATTTTCCTCAAATGCAAGGTTTAAAGCTAACAATTCAAGCAGAACGCAAAGTTCGCAAAGCTATAATTCCAGCCGGGGGTTTCGGCACTCGCTTGTTTCCAGCTACCAAGGCGGTGAAAAAAGAATTTTTTCCGATTATCGATCGAGAGGGTCGTGCCAAGCCGGTTATTCTGGCAATTGTGGAAGAAGCCATCAGCGCTGGGATAGAAGAAGTTGGAATTGTGGTTCAAACAGGCGATCGCGCACTTTTTGAGGAGTTTTTCAAATCTCCACCGTCAGCAGAACTTTTCAACAAATTATCGCCGCAAAATCAGGAATATAGCCAGTATCTACAAGAATTAGGCAGCAGAATTACAATTCTGAATCAAGACAAGCCGGAAGGCTACGGTTATGCTGTATTCTGTGCCAAAGAATGGGTGAAAGATGAGCCATTTCTGCTGATGCTGGGCGATCATGTTTACTCGTCGGACACTGAAACTTCATGTGCAGGTCAACTTTTAGATATTTGCGAGCAAGTTAATCAAAGTGTTGTTAGTTTGACTAAGCTTCCCGCAGAAAGCCTTTATAAATCTGGCTGTGTTACAGGCATTTGGCAGGGATCAAACTCAATCCTTTCAGTAACAAAACTTGCAGAAAAGCCCACAATTGAGTATGCACGCCAGCATCTTCGTGTAGAGGGAATGGCAGAAGATCAATTCCTATGTATATTCGGTTTATATGTACTCACACCAAAAATATTTGAATTTCTCGAAAATAATATTAACAACAACTTTCGCGACGAAAAAGGCGAATTTCAGTTAACATCCTGTCTCGACCAATTGCAACAGGAAGAGGGGATGACCGGATATGTTGTCAACGGTAAGTGTTATGACACCGGATTGCCAGATCCCTATCGCCAGACAATGATTGATTTTAGAAATGCAGCGCAGTAA